The DNA segment GCTGGTCGCGCACAATGCCGGGTTCGACACCGGGGTGATCCGCGCGACGAGCGAGGCGCTCGGGCTCGAGGTGCCCGACTTCAGGTACGTGTGCAGCCTCCAGGTCGCACGTCGCACGTACCACCTGGACTCGTATCGCCTGCCGTCCGCTGCGGGCGCGGCCGGATTCGAGGGCTTCGCGCACCATGACGCGCTCGCGGATGCGGAGGCGTGCGCGGCGATCATCGTGCACGCGGCGGGTCGGCACGAGGCCGACGACCTGGAGCGCCTCGCGCACGTCACGCGTGTGCGCGTCGGGGCGATCGGGCCGGTCGCCTCGCAGGAGCGGGCGTCCCTGCACGGCCCGATGGCCCTGCAGTAGTCCGCGATCGGCGGGTGGCCGCCGTGGCTCGCAGCGGATGTCGGAAGCCGCTGTCACACTTGCGGCATGGACCTCCTCCCCCTGCTCATCGGTCTGGTCGTCGGCGGAGCGCTCGGTGCGCTTGCGATGCACGTGGTCTCGCTGCGCTCGCGGCCGGCCGAGTCCGCCGCGGCGGAGGATCCGGCACTCGTCGAGGCCCGGCACGAGCGCGCGATGCTCGAGCAGCGCGCCGCGGCCGACGCCGAGCGTGCGGCACTGCTCGCAGAGCAGCAGTCCGTGCAGGCGGCGCTGCGCGCCGAGCTCGCTGCGGCCGAGGCTGCGGTGTCCGGGCTCCGCGACCGCCTCGAGCAGCAGGCGGCCCAGCAGCGCGAGTTCGTCGAGCAGCAGCGTCTCGACCAGTCCGAGCGCGCCGAGCGCGAGCGTCGCGAGAGCCAGGTGATGCAGGCGCTGAGCCCGGTTCGCGAGACGCTCGCGAACATGCAGCGCAAGGTCTCCGAGCTCGAGCAGCAGCGCAGCGAGCAGTACGGCTCGATCGCCGAGCAGTTGAAGGCCGCCCAGCTCTCGGATGCCGAGCTCCGCGCGACGACCGAGTCGCTCGCGAGCGCGCTGCGCAGCAACAGCACGCGCGGGGTGTGGGGCGAGACCCAGCTGCGTCGCGTGGTCGAGGCCGCAGGTCTGCTCAAGCACGTCGACTTCGGCGAGCAGCACCAGGTGACCACCGATCAGGGGCGCGGGCGGCCCGACCTCGTGGTCTACCTGCCGGGCGGCAAGTACATCCCGCTCGACTCGAAGGTGCCCCTCGAGCACTACCTCGAGGCGTCGGCCATCCCCGAGACCGCGACGGGCGACGAGGGCGCGCGCCGCAAGTCGCTCATCGACCGCCACGTCAAGGCCATGCGCTCGCACATCGACGCGCTGGGCAAGAAGGGGTACTGGCAGGGGCTGGAGTCGCCCGAGTTCGTGATCGCGTTCATCCCGAACGAATCGCTGCTCTCGGCCGCGCTCGAGGCCGACGCGGGCCTGCTCAACCACGCGTTCGAACGTCGGGTCGCCCTCGCGTCGCCGGTGAACCTCTTCGCGGTCCTGAAGACGATCGACTACGCGTGGCAGCAGCAGGCCGTGTCCGACGAGGCGAAGAAGCTCTTCGACCTCGGCAACACGCTCTACCAGCGCATCGGGGTCCTCGCCGGCCACGCCGACGCCATGCGCAAGGCCATCGAACGCACGGTCGACAGCTACAACAAGTTCGCCAGCTCGCTCGAGTCGCGCGTGCTCGTCACGGCGAGGCAGTTCCCCGGGATCAACGAGACGAAGCTGTCGCTCGTGGCCGAGCCGGCTCCGATCCACGAGGGGCCGCGCAGGCTGTCCGCCCCCGAGCTGACCGACGCGCTCGACGGAACCGACGCGCTCGAGGGCACGCCGACGCTCGAGGGCGAGCCCACGACCGAGGACTCGCCCGAGCTCGGCGATGAGCCCGACCTCGGCGACGCGTTCGAGGGCGCCGACCTCGACGAGCACATCCGGCAGTCCGCAGCGGACTGACGCTCGGGCTCGACCGGCGCGATTCAGGAGTCGCCGTGATCGCGGGCCGCGGGCCGGTGCGGCTCGTCGACGGGTGACGCGAGTCCAGCCGCGGCCTCCGCGCCGGTGGTCGGGCCGGCGTCCATGGTGCGGTCGTCGAGCGGATGCTCGAGCTCATCCCGGCCGAGACGCGCGAACGCGAGCGTGAGCACCGCGAGCACCGGGGGCACGAGCCCGGCGATGAGGAACGCCGGCGCGAGCCCGAGCCACTCGCCGACCGGGCCGGCGAGGGCCATCGACAGCGGCATGAGCGCGAGCGAGACGAAGAAGTCCAGGCTCGACACACGGCCGAGCATCGCGCGCGGCACTCGCCGCTGCAGCAGCGTGCCCCACACGACCTGCGCCGCGTCGAACATGAAGCCCACGATGAAGGTCGCCACGATCATGACCCACAGCTGCGAGGTCAGCCCGATCACCGCGAACGGGATGCACCCGAACCCCCACGCGAGGATCATGAGCGTCAGGTAGCGCCGCGGCAGCCGGAACGACGCGACCAGCAGCGAGCCGGCCGCACCGCCGAGACCGAACGCGGCGAGCACCAGCGCGAACTCCCCAGCCCCGCCGCCGGCCTGGTCGCGCACCGCGAACGGGATG comes from the Agromyces marinus genome and includes:
- a CDS encoding exonuclease domain-containing protein; this encodes MPLSFTAIDFETANSSPASACSIGLVKVADGRVVRREHRLIRPPFRHGEFSPWNVRIHGITADRVEGADGWEVHLPFLREFAGDDWLVAHNAGFDTGVIRATSEALGLEVPDFRYVCSLQVARRTYHLDSYRLPSAAGAAGFEGFAHHDALADAEACAAIIVHAAGRHEADDLERLAHVTRVRVGAIGPVASQERASLHGPMALQ
- a CDS encoding DNA recombination protein RmuC — protein: MDLLPLLIGLVVGGALGALAMHVVSLRSRPAESAAAEDPALVEARHERAMLEQRAAADAERAALLAEQQSVQAALRAELAAAEAAVSGLRDRLEQQAAQQREFVEQQRLDQSERAERERRESQVMQALSPVRETLANMQRKVSELEQQRSEQYGSIAEQLKAAQLSDAELRATTESLASALRSNSTRGVWGETQLRRVVEAAGLLKHVDFGEQHQVTTDQGRGRPDLVVYLPGGKYIPLDSKVPLEHYLEASAIPETATGDEGARRKSLIDRHVKAMRSHIDALGKKGYWQGLESPEFVIAFIPNESLLSAALEADAGLLNHAFERRVALASPVNLFAVLKTIDYAWQQQAVSDEAKKLFDLGNTLYQRIGVLAGHADAMRKAIERTVDSYNKFASSLESRVLVTARQFPGINETKLSLVAEPAPIHEGPRRLSAPELTDALDGTDALEGTPTLEGEPTTEDSPELGDEPDLGDAFEGADLDEHIRQSAAD